From Apium graveolens cultivar Ventura chromosome 9, ASM990537v1, whole genome shotgun sequence, the proteins below share one genomic window:
- the LOC141684926 gene encoding uncharacterized protein LOC141684926: MERQEDMMTRLARLEGLYPGAAANTATGGSPFTEALEATPVQRHHQMSIVYFNLQSLRQDLVLKFSPQEQGETLRDYIEKFKNANSKVRKLKHTIVMDSFIRNMNYQECRDSFKEPCNREPIDLFEAYTIASASIATDERIRAYYPSARGESSSSSRRAMQVDGMEDFRGRGRRNFPTDKRAIPRQIREEPNFTPLTQTPSYVLQQIRTKEFFQLPNPMRTPKEKRDRTRFCDYHAGIGHNTDECTSLKYFLERLVKRGLLNDYLPPRDRQNPQQLEGTARAAPPWQVVDMIVGGNMTPGEIMQIEPPLQAFRLTGTSISFSNADYSKGDVCRNGPLTVTLDMANQDVKKVLIDNGSSVDIIFKHALKRMILSTPLEDMKLKDIQGPVYVFGNQAVPIQGAIDIPTTFGTSPQEVTSKVKYYVIDMASPASLSSTLNTV; this comes from the exons ATGGAAAGGCAGGAAGACATGATGACTCGCCTAGCCAGGCTAGAAGGTTTATACCCTGGGGCTGCCGCGAATACGGCCACGGGAGGATCACCTTTCACTGAAGCTTTGGAAGCTACCCCC GTACAACGACATCACCAAATGTCGATTGTTTATTTCAACCTTCAAAGCCTACGCCAGGACTTGGTTCTCAAGTTTAGCCCCCAG GAACAGGGTGAAACCCTACGGGATTATATTGAGAAGTTTAAGAATGCGAATTCCAAAGTTAGAAAATTAAAACACACAATTGTTATGGATTCCTTCATCCGCAATATGAACTATCAAGAATGCAGAGATTCCTTCAAGGAACCGTGTAATCGAGAGCCTATAGATCTTTTTGAAGCCTATACCATAGCTTCGGCCTCTATAGCAACAGACGAAAGGATTCGTGCTTATTATCCTTCGGCTCGGGGAGAATCTTCCTCGTCAAGCCGAAGAGCCATGCAGGTAGATGGGATGGAAGACTTCCGAGGAAGGGGCCGGAGAAACTTCCCTACAGATAAGAGGGCTATCCCAAGACAGATCCGAGAAGAACCCAACTTTACCCCATTAACACAAACCCCATCTTATGTACTTCAACAAATAAGGACCAAAGAATTCTTCCAATTGCCCAATCCTATGAGGACACCCAAAGAGAAGAGAGATCGAACCCGCTTCTGTGATTACCATGCGGGAATTGGACATAACACAGATGAATGTACCTCCCTCAAATACTTCTTGGAGAGACTAGTGAAGAGAGGACTCTTAAATGATTATCTTCCCCCTCGAGACCGTCAGAACCCTCAACAACTGGAAGGTACCGCAAGAGCTGCACCACCCTGGCAAGTGGTTGATATGATTGTAGGAGGAAACATGACACCTGGTGAGATCATGCAAATAGAGCCCCCGCTTCAGGCCTTTCGCCTTACTGGCACTTCCATTTCTTTCTCAAATGCTGATTATTCCAAGGGAGATGTTTGTCGGAATGGTCCACTCACAGTTACTCTCGATATGGCCAACCAGGATGTCAAGAAGGTCTTGATAGATAATGGCTCCTCCGTAGATATCATCTTCAAACACGCTCTCAAAAGGATGATTTTAAGTACTCCCCTGgaagacatgaagctcaaagacATACAGGGGCCTGTCTACGTATTTGGAAATCAAGCCGTACCCATTCAGGGGGCTATTGACATTCCCACTACCTTCGGTACTTCTCCACAAGAGGTAACTTCCAAGGTTAAATATTATGTCATTGACATGGCCTCTCCAGCTTCTCTGAGTAGCACACTAAACACAGTTTAG
- the LOC141686706 gene encoding 2-hydroxyisoflavanone dehydratase-like, with protein sequence MSSLVQMVSSPPEMNSKTSDIAHHLPPFLTVYKNGTINRHLGSPFMPAPENLNGARSKDAVVSSDPKVTARIFLPESLTPGEKLPVLVYIHGGGFCVESALSYFYTPYTSSIASKCNALVVSVDYRLAPEHPIPACYDDSWEALKWIVSHASGSGPDPWVNEHADFGRVFLAGDSAGANISQTMATWAGVKGLESGVKISGLILVHPFFGNDKPDKIWNYCCSDETGLDDPRLNPAANPGLLAKLGCAKVLISTAENDLLRQRGWSYYEALKESEWKGEVEIVETKGMGHVFHLFDPNCEKAGSLMKMIATFIKDDKVKVHSLL encoded by the coding sequence ATGAGTTCTCTTGTGCAAATGGTGAGTTCTCCTCCAGAAATGAACTCGAAAACCAGTGACATTGCTCATCACTTGCCTCCATTTTTGACTGTATACAAAAACGGCACCATAAATAGGCATCTTGGCAGCCCATTTATGCCTGCACCGGAAAATCTTAACGGTGCCAGATCAAAAGATGCTGTGGTTTCATCTGATCCCAAAGTTACTGCTCGTATTTTCTTGCCCGAGTCTTTGACACCGGGAGAAAAACTCCCGGTGTTAGTGTACATTCACGGAGGCGGATTCTGCGTTGAATCCGCCTTATCGTATTTTTACACTCCTTACACTTCGTCCATAGCGTCGAAATGTAATGCGTTGGTTGTTTCCGTTGATTACCGGCTTGCGCCAGAACATCCGATCCCAGCGTGTTATGATGATTCATGGGAAGCCTTGAAATGGATTGTTTCTCATGCATCCGGGTCGGGTCCTGACCCGTGGGTAAACGAGCATGCAGATTTCGGGCGGGTTTTTTTGGCGGGTGATAGCGCGGGAGCGAATATTTCACAAACAATGGCTACATGGGCGGGTGTAAAAGGACTCGAGTCGGGTGTTAAAATTTCGGGTTTAATTTTGGTCCATCCGTTTTTCGGGAATGACAAACCCGATAAAATATGGAATTATTGTTGCTCCGATGAAACGGGTCTTGACGACCCGAGATTGAATCCGGCTGCAAACCCGGGTTTGTTGGCAAAGCTTGGGTGTGCGAAAGTGTTGATTTCTACGGCTGAGAATGATCTTTTGAGACAAAGGGGTTGGAGTTATTACGAGGCTTTGAAAGAGAGTGAGTGGAAAGGAGAGGTTGAGATTGTGGAAACTAAAGGGATGGGCCATGTGTTCCATTTGTTCGACCCGAATTGTGAAAAGGCCGGGTCACTAATGAAAATGATAGCAACTTTTATAAAAGATGACAAGGTAAAGGTTCATTCTTTGCTTTAG